In a single window of the Antedon mediterranea chromosome 1, ecAntMedi1.1, whole genome shotgun sequence genome:
- the LOC140057445 gene encoding secretin receptor-like → MENLKSIIVTVILMAYLTNIQALENNITVSLDNETNIMPVNTSVEILCAAYDDGNLFWESGPPGTYSQPCPENLFKDFPDTVRATRTCLDTGDWYPYGENGTENGKTNYDDCIDLYFERQESLVKHFQIIKTLQKIGWSLSLTALILGIIIFVYFKKLRVARNYIHINLFLSFILHHVSILITNKLVVSTDTQAEVTALCKTLSVISHFAILANYHWLLMEGVYLYSLLSVAVLSERSRLGCYIGVGWGGPLIVTVIWILAHQKIDLSDFNPMQRCWMSITEFKTYWILDVPIMITIVVNLILFLLILCVIRDKLKTSTTSESKKAIKLARSTMVLIPLFGLYYVVFLVIRDDMGSHTLDMVKIYFELVIGSVQGLLIAVLYCFMNGEVRQEIGRKWHLHKLNRALSSHRSLRDANSRVSYSNQGGTTKNESVCESATQNSSKNGTLRSKILNFRISALTSRDSPGKVAFEINGNLRNKDSSNENETRIVNLTDDFEDNNEDVQMLKTVSDTEDVEKTTNSDENEENEEEEDETSKLKPDEANGETIV, encoded by the exons AAATCTTGTGTGCCGCTTATGATGATGGGAACTTATTTTGGGAGTCTGGACCACCAGGAACTTACTCACAACCATGTCCAGAAAATTTATTCAAAGACTTTCCGGATACAG tgAGGGCTACTCGAACGTGCCTGGACACTGGTGATTGGTACCCATATGGTGAAAATGGCACCGAGAATGGGAAAACCAATTATGATGACTGCATCGACTTGTATTTTGAACGACAAGAGTCACTG gttaaACACTtccaaataataaaaacattgcaGAAGATCGGATGGTCGCTGTCGTTAACAGCTTTAATATTAGGAATCatcatatttgtttattttaa AAAATTACGTGTAGCAAGAAACTATATACATATTAActtatttttatcgtttatatTACATCATGTAAGCATTTTGATAACCAACAAGTTAGTTGTTTCGACAGATACTCAGGCAGAAGTG ACTGCTTTGTGCAAGACGCTTTCTGTCATTAGCCACTTTGCAATTTTGGCCAACTACCATTGGCTTCTCATGGAAGGTGTGTATCTTTACTCACTTCTCTCTGTGGCTGTTTTATCAGAACGATCAAGACTTGGATGCTATATAGGAGTTGGCTGGG GAGGACCGCTTATTGTTACTGTGATATGGATTTTGGCTCATCAAAAAATCGACTTAAGTGATTTTAATCCAATGCAAAG ATGTTGGATGAGCATAACTGAGTTCAAAACTTACTGGATACTTGATGTCCCAATCATGATCACAATCGTA GTAAATTTGATATTGTTTCTCTTGATTCTTTGTGTTATACGGGACAAATTGAAAACATCAACAACTTCTGAATCAAAAAAGGCCAT AAAACTGGCAAGATCGACGATGGTACTCATCCCGTTGTTTGGTCTGTACTACGTGGTATTCCTGGTCATCCGTGACGACATGGGCAGTCATACTCTTGATATGGTCAAGATTTACTTTGAATTGGTGATTGGATCCGTTCAG GGTTTACTAATAGCTGTACTATATTGCTTTATGAACGGAGAGGTGAGACAAGAAATCGGTAGAAAATGGCATCTCCACAAGTTGAATCGAGCACTTTCATCTCATCGAAGTTTAAGAGATGCCAACTCAAGAGTGTCCTATTCAAATCAGGGAGGCACAACAAAAAACGAATCCGTGTGTGAATCGGCCACACAGAATAGCTCAAAGAACGGTACACTACGATCAAAGATTTTGAACTTTAGAATAAGTGCTCTTACATCACGTGATTCGCCAGGAAAAGTTGCATTTGAGATTAACGGTAATCTTCGTAACAAGGATTCGTCCAATGAGAACGAAACACGTATCGTTAACTTAACAGACGATTTTGAGGACAATAATGAAGATGTGCAAATGCTAAAAACCGTAAGCGACACAGAGGACGTCGAAAAGACAACTAATTCTGACGAAAATGAGGAAAATGAGGAAGAGGAGGATGAAACATCAAAATTAAAACCGGACGAGGCTAATGGTGAAACTATTGTATAA